One window of Oscillibacter hominis genomic DNA carries:
- a CDS encoding zinc ribbon domain-containing protein: MAMNNCPRCGKQIPDAVQACPGCGYVLEEYKVTVQGRHSSAATAVAALREVCGYTPDRAAQVLNAMPEVVYTTAALEEAVHMAQLLSDAGFDVALYGKEGQVCFQRDLKD, encoded by the coding sequence ATGGCTATGAACAACTGTCCGAGATGCGGCAAACAGATTCCGGATGCAGTGCAGGCCTGCCCCGGCTGTGGCTATGTGCTGGAGGAGTATAAGGTGACGGTCCAGGGCCGGCACAGCAGCGCCGCTACAGCAGTGGCCGCCCTGCGGGAGGTCTGCGGGTATACCCCCGACCGTGCGGCCCAGGTGCTGAATGCCATGCCGGAGGTGGTGTATACCACCGCGGCGCTGGAGGAGGCTGTACATATGGCGCAGCTGCTGTCCGACGCCGGGTTTGATGTGGCATTGTACGGCAAGGAGGGCCAGGTCTGCTTCCAAAGGGATTTGAAAGACTGA
- a CDS encoding spore germination protein, producing the protein MEQLSQDFAANQKIFDQLLGVGRNYDMVSRDFIIGGRRVRVWVLDGYGEDAVLERMGAFWLNIAPERVQNIKEMQEFADGFVTFCEVNVSFSYDDIVTSVLLGKTLLIMEGVSGAALIDAKKYPARSVEEPADGKVLRGSHDGFVETLLHNTALIRRRIRDPRLTMENHKVGGRSKTDIVLCYLEDRVDKKLLDQIRKKVTNLDVNSISMGQESVAESMMAPQWYNPFPKVRYTERPDAAAASVMEGEILLLVDNSPSVMILPTTFFDFIQEANDFYFPPLIGSYLRLVRFMVFLLSLIITPVWYLLASHPENLPEYLAFLKVEEPGGVSLLLQLFIVEFLVDILKLASLNTPSSLANSFSMLGALILGDFAVQARWLVPEVLVYMAFVSIATFAQPSFELGYAFKLVRLVLLVLIALFEWWGFGFGLLGALVLVATTKPLVGPGYLYPLIPFNWEALRGLLIRRPISRKNT; encoded by the coding sequence ATGGAACAGCTTTCACAGGATTTTGCCGCCAACCAGAAAATTTTTGATCAGCTTCTTGGTGTGGGGCGCAACTACGATATGGTTTCAAGAGACTTCATCATCGGCGGCCGCCGGGTTCGGGTCTGGGTGCTGGACGGCTACGGCGAGGACGCGGTGCTGGAGCGGATGGGTGCCTTCTGGCTTAATATTGCGCCGGAACGGGTTCAGAACATCAAGGAGATGCAGGAATTTGCAGACGGGTTCGTCACGTTCTGCGAGGTCAACGTCAGCTTCTCCTACGACGACATCGTCACGTCGGTGCTGTTGGGCAAGACGCTGCTTATCATGGAAGGGGTCAGCGGCGCGGCGCTGATCGACGCAAAAAAATATCCGGCCCGCAGCGTGGAGGAGCCGGCGGACGGCAAGGTGCTCCGGGGCTCACACGACGGCTTTGTGGAGACGCTGCTGCACAACACGGCACTGATCCGCCGCCGCATCCGGGACCCGCGGCTGACCATGGAAAATCACAAGGTGGGCGGCCGCTCCAAGACGGATATAGTCCTCTGCTACCTGGAGGACCGGGTGGACAAAAAACTGTTGGACCAGATCCGGAAGAAAGTGACCAACTTGGATGTCAACTCCATCTCCATGGGCCAGGAGAGCGTGGCGGAGTCCATGATGGCGCCACAGTGGTACAATCCCTTCCCCAAAGTGCGCTATACGGAGCGGCCTGATGCCGCAGCCGCCAGCGTAATGGAGGGAGAGATCCTTCTGCTGGTGGACAACTCACCGTCGGTGATGATCCTGCCCACCACGTTTTTCGACTTTATCCAGGAGGCCAATGATTTTTATTTCCCGCCCCTGATCGGCTCCTATCTGCGGCTGGTGCGGTTCATGGTGTTTTTGCTGTCCCTGATCATTACGCCGGTATGGTATCTGCTGGCCAGCCATCCTGAGAACCTTCCTGAGTACCTTGCCTTTTTGAAGGTGGAGGAGCCCGGCGGCGTATCGCTGCTGCTGCAGCTGTTCATCGTGGAGTTTTTGGTGGACATTTTGAAGCTGGCCTCCCTCAATACCCCAAGTTCCCTGGCCAACTCTTTTTCCATGTTGGGCGCCCTGATCTTAGGCGACTTTGCGGTCCAGGCCCGCTGGCTGGTGCCGGAGGTGCTGGTCTATATGGCCTTTGTATCCATCGCCACGTTTGCCCAGCCCAGCTTTGAATTGGGTTATGCCTTTAAGCTGGTGCGGCTTGTGCTCTTGGTTTTGATCGCCCTTTTTGAATGGTGGGGGTTTGGCTTCGGGCTTTTAGGTGCGCTGGTGCTGGTGGCCACCACCAAGCCCCTGGTGGGGCCGGGGTATCTCTATCCCCTGATCCCCTTCAACTGGGAGGCCCTGCGTGGGCTGCTGATCCGACGGCCAATCAGCCGAAAAAACACGTAG
- a CDS encoding MerR family transcriptional regulator — protein sequence MMTVKELAGRTGISVRTLHYYDEIGLLSPTVKSGAGYRLYDEKDLETLQQILFFREFDVPLKEIQSILRAPELERNQILRMQRKLLAAKKERLERLISSLDTILEGENPMDFTIFSKAELSELFQTMFGRMPEPIRQNSIREFGGVEQWKDRYIAALSSEAMQQQYAKVVEWYGGKEEYLSAVKNPISKEEAERCKDQLEELQQKLIQERRRGPGSPEVRRLIGAYALIMKTVAQTREEEGPMLAQARFYRDQRTRQAVDGRYGDGAAEFFAQAIEAFYRR from the coding sequence ATGATGACAGTCAAAGAACTGGCAGGGCGAACGGGGATCAGTGTGCGGACGCTTCACTACTATGATGAGATTGGGCTGCTTTCGCCCACGGTGAAAAGTGGGGCGGGGTACCGCCTCTACGACGAGAAAGACCTGGAGACCTTGCAGCAGATTTTGTTCTTCCGGGAGTTCGACGTCCCTTTGAAGGAGATCCAATCCATTTTAAGAGCACCGGAACTGGAACGGAACCAAATCCTGCGCATGCAGCGGAAACTGCTGGCGGCAAAGAAGGAACGGCTGGAGCGGCTGATCTCCAGCCTTGACACGATTTTAGAGGGAGAGAATCCTATGGACTTCACAATTTTCAGCAAAGCGGAACTCTCAGAGCTGTTCCAAACCATGTTCGGCCGGATGCCCGAACCCATCAGGCAAAACTCCATCCGTGAGTTCGGCGGCGTGGAGCAGTGGAAGGATCGCTACATAGCGGCCCTGTCCTCAGAGGCTATGCAGCAGCAGTATGCAAAGGTGGTGGAATGGTACGGGGGAAAAGAGGAGTACCTTTCCGCTGTAAAAAACCCCATCAGCAAAGAGGAGGCGGAGCGCTGCAAGGATCAATTGGAGGAACTCCAGCAAAAGCTGATCCAGGAGCGGCGCCGCGGTCCTGGCTCCCCGGAGGTGCGCAGGCTCATTGGCGCATACGCCCTTATTATGAAGACGGTCGCCCAGACAAGGGAGGAGGAAGGGCCCATGCTGGCCCAGGCCCGCTTCTATCGGGACCAGCGGACCAGGCAGGCTGTGGATGGACGGTACGGAGATGGGGCGGCGGAGTTTTTTGCCCAGGCCATTGAGGCATTTTATCGCCGGTGA
- a CDS encoding MmcQ/YjbR family DNA-binding protein: MKCAPALICFLRQRPGFPPAYHMNKDRWVSILLDSA, encoded by the coding sequence GTGAAGTGCGCCCCGGCCTTAATTTGCTTTTTGCGCCAGCGCCCAGGGTTTCCCCCGGCTTACCATATGAACAAGGATCGCTGGGTCAGCATCCTGTTGGACAGTGCCTGA
- a CDS encoding HAD-IIA family hydrolase, which produces MDLSQKKLFLLDMDGTLYLDEHLFDGAREFLDCVRSLGGKYLFLTNNSSRGVEAYVEKMARLGVDASPSDFLTSVDASIAYLHRQGKEQSLLYVFGTESLRSQLRQAGFQVSGVRSDEVDTLLCGFDTELTFQKLEDACILLNRGVDYIATNPDWVCPTWYGSVPDCGSVCEMLRRATGRSPKVIGKPQPEMALLAMERTGYAPEETLLIGDRIYTDIACALNAGVDAALVLSGESTLETVARSELRPTAVYRDIREIWERLRDIS; this is translated from the coding sequence ATGGACCTATCCCAAAAGAAGCTGTTCCTGTTGGATATGGACGGCACGCTGTACCTGGATGAGCACCTCTTTGACGGTGCGCGGGAGTTTTTGGACTGCGTCCGGTCCCTGGGGGGAAAGTATCTTTTTTTGACCAACAACTCCTCCCGGGGGGTGGAGGCGTATGTGGAGAAGATGGCGCGGCTGGGCGTGGATGCGTCGCCGTCGGATTTTCTCACCTCGGTGGACGCCTCCATTGCATACCTGCACCGCCAGGGAAAGGAGCAAAGCCTGCTTTACGTCTTTGGGACGGAGTCGCTCCGGTCTCAGCTGCGTCAGGCGGGCTTCCAGGTGAGCGGAGTGCGCAGCGATGAGGTGGATACGCTGCTGTGCGGCTTTGACACAGAGCTCACCTTCCAAAAGTTAGAGGACGCCTGCATTTTGCTGAACCGGGGAGTGGACTATATCGCCACCAACCCGGACTGGGTCTGCCCCACCTGGTACGGCTCTGTACCTGACTGCGGCAGCGTTTGTGAGATGCTCCGCCGGGCCACCGGCCGCAGCCCAAAGGTCATCGGCAAGCCGCAGCCGGAGATGGCCCTGCTGGCCATGGAGCGGACTGGGTACGCGCCGGAGGAGACCCTGCTCATCGGCGATCGGATTTACACCGACATTGCCTGCGCGTTAAACGCCGGCGTGGACGCGGCACTGGTGCTCTCCGGGGAGTCCACATTGGAGACCGTGGCCCGGTCGGAGCTCCGGCCCACGGCCGTCTACCGGGACATCCGGGAGATTTGGGAGAGGCTGAGGGATATCAGCTGA
- a CDS encoding glycerophosphodiester phosphodiesterase family protein has protein sequence MKELFWVVAAAVAVLLLLEFLLQGRRGHPQWKLLRKFRYAHRGYHQKPEIPENSLAAFRRAVEHGFGAELDVHLTRDKCLAVIHDSSLKRTCGVEADVEDLTAEQLKGYRLEGTEERIPLLEEVLPLFEGKTPLIVELKSARDNWNELTRLTCETLDRFHVAYCVESFDPRCLLWLKENRPLVVRGQLAQDFMKSPSGLSGTRRIALSYLLYNFRTRPDFVSYRFEDRNSWAVRLCCRSRGVQEVNWTIRSPQDQRKAEREGHLIIFESYDASADGRGARS, from the coding sequence GTGAAAGAGCTGTTCTGGGTCGTGGCCGCTGCGGTGGCGGTTTTGCTGCTTTTGGAGTTTTTGCTCCAGGGAAGACGGGGACACCCCCAGTGGAAGCTCCTGCGGAAATTCCGCTACGCCCACCGGGGATATCATCAAAAGCCCGAGATCCCCGAAAACTCCCTGGCGGCCTTCCGGCGGGCGGTGGAGCATGGCTTTGGCGCTGAGTTGGACGTACATCTGACCCGCGACAAGTGCCTGGCGGTGATCCACGACTCCTCCCTGAAGCGGACCTGCGGCGTGGAGGCGGATGTGGAAGACCTGACGGCGGAGCAGCTCAAAGGCTACCGGTTGGAGGGTACGGAGGAGCGGATCCCCCTGCTGGAGGAGGTACTGCCCCTCTTTGAGGGGAAGACGCCCTTGATCGTGGAGCTCAAGAGCGCCCGGGACAACTGGAACGAACTGACGCGGCTGACCTGCGAGACGCTGGACCGGTTCCACGTGGCCTACTGCGTTGAGAGCTTTGACCCCAGGTGCCTTTTGTGGCTGAAGGAGAACCGGCCCCTGGTGGTTCGGGGCCAGCTGGCCCAGGATTTCATGAAATCCCCATCGGGCTTAAGCGGGACGCGCCGCATTGCACTGAGCTACCTTCTGTACAATTTCCGGACGCGCCCTGATTTTGTGTCCTACCGGTTTGAGGACCGCAACAGTTGGGCGGTCCGGCTGTGCTGCCGCAGCCGGGGCGTGCAGGAGGTCAACTGGACCATCCGGTCCCCGCAGGATCAGCGAAAGGCGGAACGGGAGGGGCACCTAATTATTTTTGAATCATATGACGCCTCGGCGGACGGGAGAGGAGCACGCAGTTGA
- a CDS encoding 2-oxo acid dehydrogenase subunit E2, which translates to MEKKKVRWGDRRDGVWLRDIDPLHVFTPYLMPNRADNEAFIEELIDLTEVNTFLEQKNREDPEFKYTFFHVILAALVKTITLRPRMNRFISGNRMYQRNELTAAFVMKKQFSDTAKESLLFIKFEEDDTVTDVHNRIKKEVLAYRNEESVDNSTAGMDFLGKLPRPLLRFVIRMLYWLEYHGRAPLSLVKTDPDYATIFISNLGSIKLNAAYHHLNNWGTNSVFVTIGEKHLYPYYDADGHVEMRDALNVGITLDERIADGYYYSKTIKLFKHLLQHPELLERPAKEEVEYE; encoded by the coding sequence GTGGAGAAGAAAAAAGTGCGCTGGGGCGATCGACGGGACGGCGTCTGGCTGCGGGACATTGACCCGCTCCATGTGTTCACCCCCTATCTGATGCCCAACCGGGCAGACAACGAGGCGTTTATCGAGGAGCTCATCGACCTGACGGAGGTCAACACATTCTTGGAGCAAAAGAACCGGGAGGACCCGGAATTCAAATATACCTTTTTCCATGTGATCCTGGCGGCGCTGGTGAAGACGATCACCCTGCGGCCCAGGATGAACCGGTTCATCTCCGGCAACCGTATGTATCAGCGCAACGAGCTGACGGCCGCCTTTGTGATGAAAAAGCAGTTTTCCGACACGGCGAAGGAGTCGCTGCTGTTCATCAAATTCGAAGAGGACGACACCGTTACCGATGTACATAACCGGATCAAGAAGGAGGTTTTGGCCTATCGGAACGAGGAGTCGGTGGACAACTCCACCGCCGGTATGGATTTTTTGGGCAAGCTGCCCCGGCCGCTGCTGCGCTTCGTGATCCGGATGCTCTACTGGTTGGAGTACCACGGCAGGGCGCCGTTGAGCCTGGTGAAGACGGACCCGGACTACGCCACCATTTTCATTTCCAACCTGGGCTCCATCAAGCTCAACGCCGCCTACCACCATCTGAACAACTGGGGAACCAACTCCGTGTTCGTCACCATCGGCGAAAAGCATCTGTACCCCTATTACGACGCCGACGGGCACGTGGAGATGCGGGACGCGCTGAACGTGGGCATTACGCTGGATGAGCGCATTGCCGACGGGTATTATTATTCCAAAACCATCAAACTGTTCAAACACCTGCTTCAGCACCCGGAGCTTCTGGAGCGGCCTGCAAAGGAGGAAGTAGAGTATGAGTGA
- a CDS encoding AMP-binding protein has protein sequence MSEPAIKAAGQGAKREKKGAEVPRVKAPWLGSYDEEVPATLTYSEKTMVGALEDTARRYGDYIAYDYMGSKCTYRELVEKIHTCARALKAMGIREGDRVTICLPNMPQTLVMFYAVNLVGAVSNMVHPLSAESEIAFYLRDSKSVAAITLDQFYPKFAKLRKVVDLPNLIVTGAADELPGAVRAGYYLKEGRKIKPIPARANVLKWRDFLRRGDYIEIYKVDRHAEDPAVILYSGGTTGTTKGILLTNRNFNALGAQIIATNTFFQPGDKMLAIMPMFHGFGLGVSIHSMMYNGGRCILIPRFTPESYAELLKKYQPNLIAGVPSLFEALLRVKQMEGVDLSCLKGVFSGGDSLSVELKKRFDAFLAEHGAAVQVREGYGTTECVTASCLTPMHQAREGSIGLPFPDMFYKIVKAGTEEEVPYGEEGEICIAGPTVMVEYVNHPEETAQTLRTHADGMTWVHTGDLGIMDSDGFVYFRQRIKRMIVTNGYNVYPSQIENVLDGQEYVQMSCVIGVPDPIKIQRVKAFVMLKPGFKPTEACRQAILAHCRKHIAKYAIPTEIEFREELPKTLVGKVAYRKLEEEELSRRQ, from the coding sequence ATGAGTGAACCGGCGATCAAGGCTGCCGGCCAGGGAGCCAAACGGGAGAAAAAAGGGGCGGAGGTGCCCCGCGTGAAAGCGCCCTGGCTCGGCAGCTACGATGAAGAGGTACCGGCCACGCTGACCTATTCGGAAAAGACCATGGTGGGCGCCCTGGAGGACACGGCCCGCCGCTATGGAGACTATATCGCCTACGACTATATGGGCAGCAAGTGCACCTACCGGGAGCTTGTGGAGAAGATACACACCTGCGCCCGGGCGCTGAAGGCCATGGGCATCCGGGAGGGCGACCGGGTGACGATCTGCCTGCCCAATATGCCCCAGACGCTGGTCATGTTCTATGCGGTGAACCTGGTGGGCGCTGTTTCCAACATGGTCCACCCCCTGTCCGCCGAAAGCGAGATCGCCTTCTACCTCCGGGACTCCAAGAGCGTGGCGGCTATCACACTGGATCAGTTTTACCCTAAGTTTGCCAAGCTGCGTAAGGTGGTGGACCTGCCCAACCTGATCGTCACCGGTGCGGCCGACGAGCTGCCCGGCGCGGTCCGGGCTGGCTACTATCTGAAAGAGGGGCGGAAGATCAAGCCCATCCCCGCCCGGGCCAACGTCCTCAAGTGGAGGGACTTCCTCCGCCGCGGGGACTATATCGAGATTTACAAGGTAGACCGCCACGCCGAGGATCCGGCGGTGATCCTCTATTCCGGCGGCACCACAGGAACCACCAAAGGCATATTGCTGACCAACCGGAACTTCAACGCCCTGGGGGCCCAGATCATCGCCACCAACACCTTCTTCCAGCCCGGCGACAAGATGCTGGCCATCATGCCCATGTTCCATGGGTTCGGGCTTGGCGTATCCATCCACTCCATGATGTACAACGGCGGCCGCTGCATCCTGATCCCCAGGTTCACCCCGGAATCCTACGCGGAGCTGCTGAAGAAGTACCAGCCCAACCTCATCGCCGGCGTGCCCTCCCTGTTTGAGGCACTGCTGCGGGTGAAGCAGATGGAGGGCGTGGATTTAAGCTGTCTGAAGGGCGTGTTCTCCGGCGGCGACTCCTTGTCTGTGGAACTGAAAAAGCGCTTTGACGCCTTTTTGGCCGAGCACGGCGCAGCCGTTCAGGTTCGGGAGGGCTACGGCACCACCGAATGCGTTACCGCCAGCTGCCTCACGCCCATGCACCAGGCCCGGGAGGGCTCCATCGGCCTGCCCTTCCCCGACATGTTCTATAAGATCGTGAAGGCGGGGACGGAAGAGGAGGTGCCCTACGGTGAGGAGGGCGAGATCTGCATTGCAGGCCCCACGGTGATGGTGGAGTATGTGAACCACCCGGAGGAGACGGCTCAGACGCTGCGCACCCACGCCGACGGCATGACCTGGGTCCACACCGGCGACCTGGGCATCATGGACTCCGACGGATTTGTCTACTTCCGCCAGCGCATCAAGCGCATGATCGTCACCAACGGCTACAACGTCTATCCCTCCCAGATTGAAAACGTCCTGGACGGGCAGGAGTACGTCCAGATGAGCTGTGTCATCGGCGTGCCCGACCCCATCAAGATTCAGCGGGTCAAGGCTTTCGTGATGCTCAAGCCGGGCTTCAAGCCCACCGAGGCCTGCCGCCAGGCCATTTTGGCCCACTGCCGCAAGCACATCGCCAAATACGCCATCCCCACGGAGATCGAGTTCCGGGAGGAACTGCCCAAGACCCTGGTGGGCAAGGTGGCCTACCGAAAGCTGGAGGAAGAGGAGCTGAGCCGCCGGCAGTAA
- a CDS encoding aldo/keto reductase, whose protein sequence is MVKVRLGKTELWVTKTAFGALPIQRIDHAAAKKLLRRAYDRGINYFDTANAYSDSEEKIGEALSDVRHNIVISTKSGGSDKETVRRHIETSLRRMKTDYIDLFQFHNPAVLPDIDDPDGPFAAALEAKQKGYVRHIGITNHRLSVAHQALDSGNFETMQFPFCYLATDKDVELVNRCREEDVGFIAMKGLSGGMLSNAEACFAFMQQYDNVVPIWGIQHEWELDQWLELRERGAKMTPELSAVIEKDRAELAQNFCRSCGYCQPCTVGIDIPQAARMAMLLRRAVYQNYITDEWYAKMHKIEECVHCDVCKSRCPYELDIPNLLQEMLKDYDAFYAQHKNG, encoded by the coding sequence ATGGTAAAAGTGAGATTGGGAAAAACAGAGCTTTGGGTGACAAAGACGGCCTTCGGCGCGCTGCCCATCCAGCGCATCGACCACGCCGCGGCCAAAAAGCTGCTGCGCCGGGCCTATGACCGGGGGATCAACTATTTTGACACGGCCAACGCCTACAGCGACAGCGAGGAGAAGATCGGCGAGGCGCTCTCCGACGTCCGCCACAACATCGTGATCTCCACCAAGAGCGGCGGGTCGGATAAGGAGACGGTGCGCCGGCACATCGAGACCAGCCTGCGGCGGATGAAGACGGACTATATCGACCTCTTCCAGTTCCACAACCCGGCGGTGCTGCCGGATATCGACGACCCGGACGGCCCGTTTGCCGCAGCCCTGGAGGCCAAGCAAAAGGGGTATGTCCGCCACATCGGCATCACCAACCACCGCCTAAGCGTGGCCCACCAGGCGCTGGATTCCGGCAACTTTGAGACGATGCAGTTCCCATTCTGCTATCTGGCCACGGACAAGGATGTGGAGCTGGTCAACCGCTGCCGGGAGGAGGACGTGGGCTTTATCGCCATGAAGGGCCTTTCCGGCGGCATGCTCTCCAATGCGGAGGCCTGCTTTGCCTTCATGCAGCAGTACGACAACGTGGTGCCCATCTGGGGCATCCAGCATGAGTGGGAGCTGGACCAGTGGCTGGAGCTGCGGGAGCGGGGGGCGAAGATGACGCCGGAGCTCTCGGCGGTGATTGAGAAGGACCGCGCCGAACTGGCCCAGAACTTCTGCCGCAGCTGCGGGTACTGCCAGCCCTGCACCGTGGGCATTGACATCCCCCAGGCGGCCCGGATGGCCATGCTGCTGCGCCGGGCGGTCTATCAGAACTACATAACCGACGAGTGGTACGCCAAGATGCACAAGATCGAGGAGTGCGTCCACTGCGACGTGTGTAAGAGCCGCTGCCCCTATGAGCTGGACATCCCCAACCTCCTTCAGGAGATGCTGAAGGACTATGATGCGTTTTATGCCCAGCACAAAAACGGATAA